In Amblyomma americanum isolate KBUSLIRL-KWMA chromosome 8, ASM5285725v1, whole genome shotgun sequence, the DNA window tttttctgttttttaatttATTGCTCACGTTCACTGTATATCACTACTtgtcgttcttcaataaactcaattgctagtcagcgcttgtcttgcctttgtcccgcctttgttgcactgttcacccaccatgagtCCCATGGGCCACATCCAGCATATTCTTGTGCTCTTTTCCCCCTTTACATTACTCTTGTGCTGCTACATCATTTAATCATTTTTATGCATTTTAATATATACTGCTTACCCACCTAATCAATACCACACCACACCAATATCACAACTCAAGTCACTTAGGGCCACAGCAAGAACTGTCAGCATCCAGTGGTGTCCCACTCGGGGAATTTCCCGCTTTTTTGAAGGAAATCTGAGATGCAAAATTTGACAAAAAGATTTTTAGGGAGTTTTAGGGACAGAAATCGAGCAGGTCTGACCAGAGTTTTCAAGCTGCTGTAAAGAAAAAGGCCTGAAATAGGGACCTAAGGGTCTAACTAGGGAATTTTTGGTTACAGCATGGAACGTCACTGTCTGCACCTCAGCTCTGTGCAAAGCAAATTTCGAAGACTGCCAAGGTTATCTGTGAGTTTCGCATACGACCTATTCTTAGAAAGCTGTGGTCAGAACACTATTAGAAACTACCTCAATTCTGCGCAAAACAAAGTGGGAGGTAGGCATGAGTGAAGGCTTCAGGTTGCATGAATTCTGTCGTTAGTTATATAGTACTCTCAAGCTGAATATCTCATGGCAACTGTCCAGTGGAAAACTATTAGAACAGAAGAGAAAAAGCGCCTTTCGGTAGTAATCATTGGCTGAACGCAGGACAACCTTTCAAACTAGGTTTCCTCTATTGAATGAATGCACAGTAAGCAACAATGTGTGCATAATGAATGCCCTCGAATTGGAGCCCGGACTGGAGAGAACTCGGGTTACCACTACTCGGTGCAGACCTGACTGAGCAGAGCCCCAATTCTCCAGATTCTGCCCGCCCCTGCTAACTCGGCCGGCGCCTTATTTTTAGCCGGCCGCTCGAGAATGGAAAGAACATCCACAGACAAAATAAGCTGCCGCCGCAAACGCTAAGAAAAGACGCGCTCCACAGACGAGGAAAAAACCCTCGCCAATCAATGTGCCACCGGCGGATTCAGGTCGCGGCGCTTGATTTGTTGCAACCGGTGGGTGGTCCCACGACAATGGCTTCCCGCCGCGCCGACAGGCCTGATCGCGCTTCGAAAACCAGAACGCCGAATGATGACAGAAATCTGCCCTCACGAATTGCCGCGACACGCGGATATATATAGGCTAGCATACGCAACCATCCGATTCTTTTCTCCTCCTACGCGAGTCCGCTAACCGGAATGGCCCGACTGGTTTGATTAAAGGCCCTTGCTGCCCAAAAGTAGCGGCCGCTTGTCGAAAAGGGCCCGCCACTGGAATGCGCCACGGCGGGGAGAGAGAGATGCAAATTGCTCCCAAAACGCAGgaacaaaagcagcagcacagaCTAGCCTGGAGAAGGGGAGGACTGCGAGcggacaagttttttttttgtttcgttttctaCCTCTCGACTGAACGGGCAGAAAGGTATGCGTGGTTGATTCACAGATCGGCAGTCCTAATATCAGCTGATGGCCAACACGCAACCGACGGAGCGTGCCGTAGCACGTAGTACCAGAAGGAACACTTGTTGGCCGCAGAGCTGGGCCAAAGCGaaacgacagcagcagcagaggggTCGCGGACTTGTTTATTATCGCCCTCGATTATTAAACGACGCGGTGAGCAGATCCTCTATCCAGCCTGGCAGCGGACCCCAAAAACTCGTTGGTTGCTGCCCTGAGGACCAATCCCGCCCAGAGAGACCTGTCGTGAAAGCCCACAAACGCCGCCGCATAAGAATAAATCAAACCGACAGCGCAGACACACGGCGGGGGGAAGGCAGCAGAGGGGATTCCTTTCGCACTGCATTTTTGtcgttggcttttttttttcccccggcgACAGCGGGGCAAGACGAGATCTTCACCCGCCCCACAACCGCCGACGAGCCAGCCTCGCGTCGTCGGCCCAGTTATCGCTGCGATAGAAAGCCATTCACGTCAGAACGGCGAAAGAAATAAAGCAAGGGAGGGGCGCAGACGGCATATCGGCGAGGCACGTCAACAAGCGCGCACCAGCACATAAGCGAGTCAACGCGCTCGGCTGCACACAACACAACAATCAAAACACGCTCGGCAGCACCTCCTCACCTTGAGCACCTGTCCCTTGCGGAAACTCAGCTCGTCGTCGGCCGTCGCGTTGAAATCGTGCTTAGCGATGGCTTCCATGCTGTCCCTTTTTATTTTAAGGTGGCCGAAGACGACCCGTTCGCGAACGCGGTACTTCCTCGGCTGGTAAGGCCTAGCGGAGCGCAGTTCCCCTACGGGAACGCCACTGCGAAATCACAGCCGTCGGAGGTGGTGCGCTTTACGGCTCGCACTCTTCACTCTGCGACACACAACACGCGCGCGAGCACGATGATAGAGGACGCCGCGCCGCCGAGGAGATGGATGCGAGAAGCGTAATccgagctgctgctgctaatcGACAAGGAGAAAAACAAGGCCGCACCACGCACTCCCTCGATCAGCGCGCACTTTTCATTTCGAGGAAGAACCCAACAGCGAACCCGACAAGCTGCCACCGTGCTACAGCGCAGGGAGGATCGCGCGCGGACGGACACGCGATTAAAGTAGGTCTGAGTCACACTCGGCTTCAACTGGCATGGCTAGTGCCAGTCTCTTCAAAGATGAATGGCTTTCCATAATGCAGATCAAGTAGCTGACTACATTTCGCACAATCAAGTTCGTGCAAGTGTTTTGTTGTTCTGCCATAAAATGCGAGCAGTATGCGACGTGCTATTTGACGGAGCGGATGCATATTTACCTACAGGTATACCTAGGGGGAAAGCTGACGTCACAATTTCTTAAAGGCAATTTCATCCACCGtgagaatgccgggaagacagcatgGCCTAACAACATTACTATGACTAAATAAATACAAATTTCTGCAAATTATACCTTGCAAGCAAGTGTTGTTGCAACACAGCTTGCTGCGTAAATTGCTCCCAGTGAGGGGGCAAACGGACTCCAGGCCCAGCAGGCACCGGACACTGTGCTCAGCTCCCTTTGAGTCAAACACCTTCGGATGCTTCGTATCACGACCTATTTTATTTTATACAGTAGGTCGTGCTTCGtatctcaaatgaactgcgtgcgtagctgcactacacaaccacaaagcgcGCAAAACATCAGTAAAGTCTACAACGATGAAAACGAAActagagccaaaaaaaaaaatccgaccTGTAGCACTATCAACAAGCCACTGGATGTCAACCCGGTGTTCTGCCTTCCCAGCATGCCTCGAGCAGAGTGTTCGTAGTGGAACACTATAGTAGTGGCAAGGGCGAATTCGATGAGAAGAGTAAAAAAAAGCGgtcggccgcgcgcggcgctgcTGTCAAATACTGAAGGaggcgcgccgtggatacggaatgggacatccatagagtttcttaaccaagacctacggaactagagacctgcacatttggcaggGTCCTAGGGGActacgtgcgccaactttcgttaaatTTTTGGCCGTTGAGGACGCTCAGTTGACCTGTTTGtttgtcattatcatcatcatcatcgtctgctttctCACTGCCTTCCTGTGCACTTGtccgtcttattattttgaaacctagtaatgaacaatgaaaatatgacatttcttcaaatcctagccgtgaatattttgtttgcgcgcATGTCAAGCGTGAGACGTTTCTTgcatggaggaaagaaggaaaagaggagaggctgctacgtcacattttttgaatccggaagcgagggctccgttatgacacttggccgttttctcagccaatggcatgcgagcgccgcgaagatcaacgcgagcggcgcgagcagacgatttcgcgccgcgccaggctgtcggcagctgtcagacacggcggaaagtgaaacttctgctcccattgacaacaaggacgctgcgatgcccagctgctgcgttcctgggtgtcggtcgcgcacgccaggacaagaaccgggcgtcactttccacacgtaagtatactgcattttgttttcgtatttaattgactgcgtaatgagtaaaatgcatgctcgcagaacataacgcacgacacggcgtgaacgtggtattcgtaccgcccaggccttattggtggctctttgtccgagtgcagtgaatagtattgttttcaaacaggtttccgaaagatccagagcgaaggaggcagtggactgaggccgttagaccaggccaaagagactgggagccagcaaaacggacctgcgtatgttcaaaacatttcctgcccgagcacttcgatcggatgtcgccgctcgtagttcgtatacgtgcggatgccgtcccccttcaggtgaggaaccaccttctatgcattctcaagagattggaaagaaatgctcttattgagaaggtgctttattataacttgactgcataagcatgcgttcaatatgatgttttaggtgttcgttgaagaaatagaacgatttgtgaataaatggctttagctagacgttatgatcgagtagcgcggctacagtactcccgcactgataaaaagtaattgtgtcattatactcctaaactggctgcggtttatatatggctctggtgaaattctgcttactgtacatgataatttatttatttattagcttacgcactccatcattagaagaaaataaaaaaaagagagcatcgagcacaccacagttttccttggggcatcatttctatttaattattacttgtagtgtgcaaatgtttgcgcctagcagtaggcggtgcattttttgttgtcatctcggccatagcacctgggaagtgtcactgagagagcactgtaattccttaaaactatagttcgtttacaaaggaaatcacaaagaagttccataaggcatagagcaccgtacgtatttgctcgcgtgatttgcgcacgttttttctttaattagggctCCAAAAAGAGGGTGCGCAATTTGCGCGCAAACGAGTTatccgaacacgtcctaaaaaaaggttggcacccctcgtcccatggcaacaaggttgacacgtccccccccccccccctccccttccccacgctatagctccccgcggggtggcatgacatgacggcacgtgcttagctcaaagcaataaacgcgcaaagattcaatcgcgaagtcagccgtgggaggagataacgggcaataaaacggggcccttgcgtgtggcccgactgactagcggcaaaccgtatagcaaacggtacggtagagttttggattcgggcgcgcgcgcaactgttcgtccgggacagcgaccgccagcgcgagcaagccgggtaaacggcacagttcgcacccgcgtacatgctggtggtctggctcagcatagtgcgcaaaatgtgcgagtattttttttttatcgggttaAAAGTTTGAAACTTTTTGGGGTGCACAATCTATCTGCaggcgcaaattacgcgagtaaatacggtaaatgtcatacacataaggaaaaagggaagcatgagacaaagaaaaaaaggcaaaacacaggcagaaagcttggccaaatgtttaggggaatcccgttttcttttgcgaagtttctgtggaaacaatttatagctttcctttagccgcatagctgcgcttgggtggatgccaatgagtataattagctcccttattatacagatacggcagttctgcatatataattcctcatacacataccatacacacttcatggggtatagctgggtgagcctgaggagacaccccactctcccttctcaaaaatatggtagacctgctgtactaacaatgcatttctctgctgttgctttcttaagaaatgggtgcactctcgcccactggctgtgttccatattgacagtctcagattggtacatctgtctgttgaattacatgcatctttttagctaaggctggcgttccactgcgagcatgtgatgcacctcattattcatttacagcaggaacccctttcacagcagccagccgatggcacagctgttgctgccactgctcagcatggcgcccagcaagcactaacacaaagtcacacatctccagcgtctccactgcaacaggtattttcaaacagcgctgttttgcgactactacagctattcaaagcatcacagtggctgtgtatatgttggagtaggagctacaaacactgcttcctggcacgggctcaccagaagatttatccgaatcccatgacacactagtcatcatatttcttaacccttcagacagcactcaaaacagtcttaaagtgtgatgctccacctccatctttcactagctgcttaaagctgaacaccttgtacgcttggtacatgatgtatgcgttaatagacaaagagggcaatatcattagcaatatggataagatatcaaatagccaaagagacacaaatctatgcagtagccaatgcaatcagaacgttaatgagagaagccgcagcgcacagcaatgggacatcccgtagcagtaagagaagaggaagtaacggaagccttagtaggaatgaaaagcgggaaagcagctggtgaggatcaggtaacagcagatttgttgaaggagggaggggagatggtgctagtagaactagccatcctatatatgcaatgccttgtgacctcgagtgtaccaggagcttggaagaatgctaacattatctttataaaggagacgtcaaggacttgaagaattacagaccgatcagcttactgttcattgcctactaagtatttgctaaggtaatcgctaatagtcaggacaaccttaggctttaatcaagcaaataattaggcaggctttcgtaaaagatactcaacaatagatcatgttcacgctatcagtgagtgatagaggaatgcacagattaTAACGGACCCCTATATAtgaccttcattgattacgagaaagcatttaactcagtggaaacctcaactgtcatgcaggcactgcagaatCAGCGTGTGGAAGATATAACGATTGCAagcctaccatagtcctccatatagtcagcaataaaattccaataaggaagggtgtcaggcagggagacatgatttcgccaatgctattcactgcctgtttacaggaggtattccgcggcCTTAAATGGGAaaatttggggataagagttaatggagaatacctgagtaatttgcgattcgctgatgacattgccttgctaagccactcaggacaagaactgcaaagcatgatcaatgagttagacaggcagagcagaatggtggggctaaaaaataatatgcagaaaaccaaagtagaaacagcagttcgcaattggtagcgaggtgctggaagtagtaagagaatatgcctacttagggcaggtagtgaccgctaatacagatcatgaaagggaaataactagaagaataagaatgggtggagcgcatatggtaggttctcccagatcatgaatggcagtttatcattatccctcaagagaaaagtctacgacagctgtatcttaccggtactcatctatggggcagaaatgtggaggctaataaagagggttcagcttaagttaaggacaacacagtgagctatggataggaaaatggcaggtgtaacgttaagaaaccagaagtaggcagagtggatgagggaacaaacgtgggttaatgacatcctagttgaaatcaagaggaagaagtgggcttgggcagggcacgtaatgcaaaggcaagataaccgctggtccttaagggtaacagagtggattccaagagaaggcaagcgtagcaaggggcggcaggaagttaggtgggcgggtgagattaaggagtttgcgggaatgcggtggccgcagctggcaaaggacagggttaattggagacatgggagaggccttcacccttcagtgggcgtagtcagactgatgatgacgatggtgacattcctccagaataaatttttttttacaggcacctatggatgtcgctgaaagccaggagactttggcaggcccatcacaaccggtattttacaatatgccattttgtgactgcatcaattcgaagaacaacagtgtctgcgtttatgtcacagcacgagcgaccaaaaacagatttctgtaacagaatgcatcctggcactggctcagaggaagttttctctgaatcgcctcaacacattagtcattttttataatccttttgacagaactgaaaacacagcctagcagtgtgatgcttttctatttttccgtagttgcttagaactgaatacattttatgctttggtagaagcatatttctcaagaataaaattttttctcacaggcacctatggatgtcactAAAAGCCAGGAAATTTtaccaggcccatcacaacaggtatgttacgatataccattttgtgacagcaactgctagaagattgacagtgtctgagtttatctcgcagcacgagtcacgaaacgggtgaatttttatgtaaaagaaagcttcctggcgcaagctcagaggaagttttgatCAAGCCACCTCAGCACACCAGTCATATCTTTATTCCTTCAGACATAACTCAAAACGGTCTAGTAGTGTGATGCTTCTCCACTTTTCACTAGGTGCTTAAAACTGAACGCTTATGTCTCTGTACACACacatttctcctgaacaaaatttttttacaggtatctatggatgtggccacaatgctggacattcagccagggccatctcaagcctttcaacttacaccagaaagtttcatatcgtcctgtgtggtttccatccaggtttattcactgcatgataggatgtcgttgcaattctgcaatgtaaagtgcagtagaacctgcagttgtttgtcaggccccgtgcttaccggagacagtagcagagtgcagtaggttctgcaaagatccttcatataggatggtacctttttgtggaaccacataagcacattagtaactgccacaatattctttcatgtgccttcattgcttatgttcgttacacaaatcaatatagtcatctcgtcagagttccactacaaataatctgtcagtatcaagaaaaatttggctatgcaagacatactccaccaggtcagtgatatcttttctacaaaattttctcacgttattccaaactggttgtgacgttccttgtgtgtgctacgagggtccgcgttcgacggcgcggcgtagacggagcccccagtggcggcgaaagcactcaagggaaaacaattcagctggaagagaggagatcggcgacagccggtctcgttttggaagcagccagcacacaagtttctactgtatatggctgcaagcaacttgagtgagattgctttcgggcctgccgccatggaccgcacggaaatgacccaggtgacagcggcatcatcaattaccgagccatactcgttgagagtgaacgaccaaaacgaaggggtttaagcacaaccggatcccctttccatagtgtcggcacgtgtcgaacgccgccgccgccgccgccgcggggagacgggcgttatcttccccaattgccgtaaccatgccggggacaaagggcctcgtttcggcgggcctggccccgtgacaagacggcgggcatcatcaatcaaccctcccgagcacatcccaggacaagggaccactttcccggccttttagtgacctcgcgttccggccttgagtggcgagtgtcatttgatggagaacggaggtcggtgacccgcgggaaccgtcagcgggccatagaccgtctaccacagccgatgctacctcgacgacaatcttctttccctcggacacaacacgtgaggggggcgagaccataagtgcggtggtgtgtttgtgcgcccaagtgaattaaagccctaggcccctcccactccggcgtgggcgtcctcaccctagggagtgtggggataagaggatataaaaatcgacgaggagtacggaagaggaacgctcaggacgacatcgttcgccaagggggccttcagcgccgaagcccgacggcatgcagcttctgccagcaaccgttcgagctcaactccggagcccctccatcgtctccatgaagtcgtcggcacgtaagctcggacgccccagcctctgatgtataatcataatcatgtgtaattattgaatatatctgtttgtttaaactgagccatacggtgtctctttgcctctccgtcccgtgtggacctgcgcattatggggggggggggggggtcgtcacactggtgtcagaagtggggtctcaaaagcaaatgtcctctgaatgctgcgacattcatgacttcaaaattgtaatcaaaagggaatcacgggactgattgtgggacttttacccccatttgagaggcttgaggcaccgaagggcttgagtgaaaaaaaaaaatttatgtctatatctgagggagctcccactccacagccgtcgctcggagcaagcatgctggcattaggaagcgtcattccgacgtttacgggagataagacagaggttccaatctgcgatttcttttccatgctagaagagattgggaaaatggggggatggtccgatgctcaaattctgggaatggcgaggtgtaagatggcaggagctgctcatgattttgcatggcgagacgaaaaggtaaaatccacaaaatcatttgcggaatttaagaagttcgcgtttgagcatttcgacactgaaccacgtcacatgcgggtacagaggttccgtgacgccggacagatggtaggggaggacgtgcgaacgtttgcgtcgcggcttcagcgcctagcacgcgatacgtaaagcagggaggaggaaggagaccagctaaagaaatacgcggaggatttacttaaagaggaaatgaccgctttgttcgtggctggtctgcaagaccccgtgcgccggttcgtgctctcgcgcaagccgagcaatttcgaccaagccgtggcggccgcattggatgaggaacgaaatgaggcgttaacgacagccgcagcgagagtacgcgtcatagagagagcggtgctcaaccctgaggttgctctcttgacagagcggttagatcgcttagaacagctgctatctcagcaggtggaacgccaggttgaagcgcgcgctcaacagcgcccattcgctggaaaccggagaccgccacaaagctacaggcgcggtatgcgagattttgaagaaatcgtatgcttcgcttgccagggtcgcggacacatcgccaggttctgccaaaacgtgcgccgtggggagccacaaagagaagcaggcgagacacgccctaagcaagcctacagcggggctccaggtaccgagacaaaaaactagatagtcctccccatcctgaggagcgtggggagggagcagtggatgatgaggtggtggtggtttgtgtggccgacgaggcatgccctgttgtgcgttgcaagttaaatggttgttgcatggaattgttgatagatacggggtcaaaggtgacattgcttaaggagagcagttttaacacgcttcgaaggaagggggaccgcgaggtgttggaagcgtctggtggtatggcaaccaaatttgtaggcataacgggggatcctcttggcataagtggactctaccggttacacttctctcttggcggaattgcattggagcacccctgctacatatgcccggacacggtgtctctgccaaacggagtgtcaggtatattagggcaggattttttgagaaaagggaaggtagtagtctcattctctgaggaagaggttaatgcgggcggctcaaaagttccgtttttgaacaggagaggggctgagattcgcattaccgatatggacacccgtcaaacagtgggatcattggagaaggtatattcgcgggttgccgtcaggctggtcgatgagtcggtcatccttccttggtcggagcacattttgtacccgtgtgtgccttcagatgtagagagcggcgccgtgggagtgcttgagccggtcgactctctcagcaatggcctgaaggcagccgcgtgcctcgtgacagttaatgacgcccacagagtgcccctacgggtggttaactgtagccagcagccactgagccttcccaagaacaaaacattggctttcttcacctctgcgatagagaaacgtgagccgaCCGATACGGTACTcccaactgtagagcatgctagtccttcggctgctccaaaggcgtcgttcgatctttctcacgtaaaatccagggagagggaggctctggctggtttgctgaacgactactcggaggtattcgccgcgtccaacctggatttgggctgctgtggcgttataaagcacaggatagaaaccggcacttcatcgcccgtttaccagcgtgcgtacaggattccttactcccaacgtgaggagatggagcggcaggtgcaggacctgattgatcgcggcattgtcgaacactcaaagtcaccctggggagcaccagcactattggtggaaaagccagatggctcgtattgattggtagtggactaccgcaaaccaaatgccgtaactcgcatcgatccataccccatccccaatatacaggagacgctttctcagctgggctctgccaggtacttcacggtagtggacatggcggcgggattctggcagatagcaatggatccggcagatgccgagaaaacggcattcaacacgccctcagggcactatgaatggaaaagaatgccgatgggtctggccaacagccctgctgtctggcagagaaccgctgatgttatcctggcaggtcttctggggaggctgtgcttcgtgtatatggatgacataatcatatacagtgacagttttgagaaccatttgcgcgatattgagcaggttttggtgcgactaagaggagcgggtctcaaactgaagccctctaagtgccaattcctcaaaaacgaggtgaaatacctcgggcacgttgtttcagctgacggcgtgcgaccggaccctgagaaactaaggtgtgtctcggattttccatccccgactagcgtccgccaggtccggcagtttctcggcctaatcggttactaccgaaggcacatagaggagttcgccaagctcgctaagccgctcaccgccttaacagccaaaaatgcctttcgctgggacgaaaacgcggaggatgcttttggggccctgaaaaggaagctaatgagtgcaccgctgttgcgccacccggattttaatttgcccttcgttatggccacagatgcgtcaaagttcgcagttggtgccgtgctatctcaggttatcgagggcaaagaacatcccgttgcttttgctagccgacagctgagccccacagaacaaaagtacggagctacggaaagggagtgcctcgccgttgtctgggcagt includes these proteins:
- the LOC144101610 gene encoding THAP domain-containing protein 2-like; translation: MPSCCVPGCRSRTPGQEPGVTFHTFPKDPERRRQWTEAVRPGQRDWEPAKRTCVCSKHFLPEHFDRMSPLVVRIRADAVPLQQEPLSQQPADGTAVAATAQHGAQQALTQSHTSPASPLQQAPMDVAESQETLAGPSQPT